In Dromiciops gliroides isolate mDroGli1 chromosome X, mDroGli1.pri, whole genome shotgun sequence, the genomic window ttttaccctctggttctaggatatcagggcagttctccttgataatttcttgaaagatgttgtccaggctctttctttctttctttgatcatggctttcaggtaatccaataattctgaaatgatctctcctggatctcttttccagatcagttgtttttccatgaggtattttacattatcttcctttttttcattcttttgattttgtttggttgattctttttttttttttttttagtgaggcaattggggttaagtgacttgcccagggtcacacagctagtaagtgttaagtgtctgaagtcggatttgaactcaggtgctcctgaatacagggccggtgctctatccactgagccacctagctgccccttgtttggttgattcttgatgtctcatagagtcattagcttccacctgaccaattataatttttaagaaattattttttttacagggggcagctaggtggcacagtggataaggcaccagctctggattcaggaagacctgagttcaaatccgaccttggatacttgacacttactagttgtgtgactctggtcaagtcacttaaccctcattgcccagcccccccccccaaagtgacttgcccaggctcacacagctagtaagtttctaaagctggatttgaacttgggtccacctgactccatgctcagcactctatcctctttgctacctagctgtccctgaggtCTGGTAACTtggttaaaaaacttttttttttaaattgtatttcattTGTCCAGAAAAATGtctggagatgagagatggaatgcctTTTTCATGGATTACCCAAGAGGCTAGTGTCACTAGACTGAAGAGTGTGGGTCAGGGAGTAAGAttataagaagattagaaaggtaggaggaggctaggctttgaaaggctttgaatgacagaggattttctttttctttttttttttttttgttgttttgtttttgaggggcaatgagggttaagtaagtgacttgcccagggtcacacagctagtatcaagtgtcaagtgtctgaggtcggatgtgaactcaagtcctcctgaatccagggccagcgctctatccactgcgccacctagctgcctgacacaTGATTTTCTATTGGATCCCGGAGGCTATTGGAggtactggagtttattgggggaGAAGGGTGATATGGTtggacctgagctttaggaagatcactttgttGGCTGAATGGAGTATGGATTGGAGTTGGGGAGAAAGCTTCAGCAGGTTATTGTAATAGTTCTGAGGTGCAGTGATGAGGGTCAGAAGAGAGCAAGGGGGTATATTGGAAaaatgttgcagaggtgaaattgacaggccttggcaacagcttacATATGGGGATGTGTGTGTGATAGAGAGTAGAGTCCAGAatgattcctaggttgtgagcctgagggactgggaggatggtggtgccctccctgtaatgggggaaaaaggagtgggggcagggttagagggaaagagaatgagttcagttttggactgGCTGAGTTTCAGATGTCTACTGACCATCCAGTTtggatgtctgaaaggcagctgggATGATTATCTTTCGGGCATAAGATGGTTTCCCTTGGTTTCCTGGAGATGCTGCTGATTCCCTAGTCTGATGGCATCACTGATATGATGCAGTGGAAATTAATGTTGCATTTGGAGGCAGAGGATGGTCGACTTGGGTTAGCTCCCCAGCTCTGctcctttttacctcagtttccttttctttaaactgAGGGGCTTAGGTCCCTTCTTTTAGCTCCATATTTATGGTGGCAGGGGTGCAGCAGGCACCCACCCAGATTTCCTTGGTGCTCCCTGTCTCAGAGAGCAGGGTTTGGGTGCGGGGTGGGGAACCCACAAGCACATGGCTTAATAAAGAGTGGGTGTACTGAGATCTGTGATACAAAGGCAGACAGCAGGCTCTGTCCTCTGAGTCTGCTCTATTGTTTCCCAAGCAGCACTGATTTCAGGTGACTCCCCTCCCCTTCCGAAGCAGGGGGAAGGGTGATGAGCCCACATtaagacagggagagagggagggaggaaggggaaggcaaTCAGCCCTCCCCTAGAGAAGATCAGTGCTGGATGCTGAGCTCAGGGCCCCTTACcgatattgtctcatttgattcaagTGAAGTAAGGGGTTCTGGGGGGCTTGAGGCCACGGCCAGGGGCGTGGGAACGCTGCCAGGCTCTTGCTGACGTCACGGGCCCTTAAGGGGCCTAGGGTCCCCCTCCTACTCCCAAGCCTCATGGGAATCCTGGCCAGACATTCCTGGGGGCTGGCTCTCTGCCCCAGAGGGGGTGGGGACTGGCAGAGGCTtctgttccttcctctccccgCCCAGCctgcagggtggggtggggtgcaggCAGGAGACTAGCCCGGAAAGGGAGGCGGAACCCAACTGGGTCAGGAGGGGGCCCCCGGGGTTCCGCAGGCGGACGCGGCTAACAGTGGCACTTCAGGTAGATGGGCTGGCCAAAGGGGCAGAGTAGGGAgttgggtggggagaggggctTTCCCAGGGCTAGCCTGAACCCTCCATTCCGCTCCAGGCTTGGGCTCTTGGGCTGGACGTGTACTCCTTGGCTGGCCCCTAATGCCTGGAGCAGCGGGcctggggtggtgggggtggcgTTATGTTACTgcgcccccccccaacaaaaggTGCCTCTTTCCTTCACTCGTCCAGTCCAGGGACCCCCACCtcctgagacacagagagaagtgGGCCCTGGGCTTTGAGATCttgagttttgggggggggtggggaggccagAGTTTTCTTACAGGTACtttgaaggaggggaagggggggagttAAGGGTCGGGGGCAGGTTCGTTTCCTGCCAGGGGCACTGCTGTGGCTCCAACAGGCAGGTTCCAGGGCAGCACCCACTTCCCATGGAGCATACCCCACCAACTTCCCCCAGCCTACAAGTTACTGGTTTCTAAGTTGGGGGCGGGGGTGAGGAGGACGTCAAACTTCCCTGGACCATGAGCCCCGGTTCTCCCACTTCCACTGACTTGCTCTGTGATCTTGAGCTTAGCCTTTCTGGGCCTTCTCTGCCTCCTGAACAAGGCTGGACAGGCTGCTCTCTGAGGGCCTTGCCAGCTCCCAAACTGTGCACAAACATGTCAACATGTGTGCAtgttttgggaaaagaaaatggtcACCAAGGTGCGGGGGTGCTTGAGGAGTCTAGCAGGCCTCTGCCTCGTTTTCTTGTCTGTGACATTTGTTGGGGCAGGAGACCACGAAGGCCTCCGGTGGCACAAACAGTACAAGGGAGGAGGATTGGCACCGTGAGTGGCAGGGCCAGGTGGCAGGGCCTCTGACCCCTTTGGGCCCAATTCACCAAGTGGGTGGCTCTTCCTAGCTTCTTGTACCCTGCTGGGTCtgtgtttccttctctgcaaaatggcTTGCAGAGTCAAAGTAGCCAGCCCCtgagtcagaagccctgggttcaaattctgtcatcCTTGGCTGTGTGATcattcagtgccccaggcaagcCTCTTGGTGTCTGAGACTAGAAGCTCCAAACATATTCATGGGAAGGGAGAATTCCACACCAGGAGCTTCTCATACTAAAGAAATCCTAAGTACAGACTTCCCTGCCCTATTCCATTCCCTCCAACCCTTGGGAAATGGAGAGAGTTAGCTTCTGACTTCCCCAGGCCCTAGGGGAGACAACTGGGTGTGAAGCATGGAACAGCTACAGCAGTATTATTCttatgagacagagagagagagagagagagagagagagagagagagagagagagagagagagagagagagagagagagagagagaaagacacacagagacaagACAGAGGGACATAGGATGCCCAGAAGAGGGTGGAGAGACAGATAATGATAACAGCAACAGTAATAGGACTGCTACTTATCTAGTGTTTATTGCAGAAGGAGTTTTCTCTCCACAGGGCCAGTCCTTAACCTTTAAGGTtaactaagcactttacaaacaatAGTGAGGTAGCTACTATgggtaattttacagataaggtaactgaggcatgGAATGGTTAAGAGCCCAGGTTCACCCAGCTTATTGGCACCCATATCTTCCTATCTCCAAATCTGACACCTTATCTAGTGTGTCACAGGAAGCAGGCTTAAAACTCAAGGTGTGGAGAGGATTGGCTGCCCATCTGGCTTGAGCCCTTCAGGCCAACCTTCCAGTGCCTTGGCCACCTTCCTGTGTGGGGCCCACCTGTAACTCTCCtaggtcctttcccttctctctctcttttttttgggatgaggcaattggggttaagtgacttgcccaaggtcacacagctagtaagtgttgagtgtctgaggccggatttgaactcaggtcctcctgaatccaaggtcagtgttttatccactgtgccacctagctgcccctccccttctctcttgaGCCACATTAGTCCCGATCCTGCCTTCTCTGGAGATGAACAGTTGGGTTGCCCCCTTTGGGAGGCATGTGGAGCCTATCTTATGCTCATGCCCTGTCTCTTCCCTCCTCAGGAGGCAGCCATGCCCAGCCCAGCCCCCATGCTGCTCTTTATCCTGCTCCTGGCAGGGATGACTACTGCCTTCCGGATCTGTGCCTTCAATGCCCAGAGGTTGACAGTTGCCAAGGTGGCGAAGGTCCACATCATGGACACTATGGTCAGGGTGAGCACAACAAAAGAGTCTGAGACCTAGAAAGGTGACTCACTTCTAGTCCCACTTCAGCCCCTATTAGgtaatttctctaggcctcagtttcttctactgtCAAGTGATGGGATATTTCCTCAGATGCCATTCATGTAGGCATGCATGGCTGGAGAGAAATGCCACCCTGATCCATAGCGGTGTCAGTTTGGAGCGGGCACTCAGAGAGGGACAGACTGGGGCTAAGGCCTGCCTTTGGGGCAGCAGACTGAGGCAGAGGCTGGGGTGGCCTCCTCAGTGCCAATGGGCAGTGACCATCGCTGTTTCCAACAGATCTTGGCTCGGTGTGACATCACGGTGTTGCAGGAGGTGGTGGACACCTCGGGTGATGCCATTCCTTTGCTTCTCAGGGACCTCAACAGGTGTGAAATTACAGTGGCTAGTTCAGGGAGGTTGGGAAGCTGGGGGAAGCCCTTTGGGAATGGGAGCTTTGATCTGGCCCTTCTCCATCAGGTTTGATGACTCTGGCCCCTATAACTCCCTGAGTAGCCCCCTGCTGGGACGCAGCACCTACATGGagaagtatgtgtatgtgtaccgGTGAGTTCACGTTCTCTATCTATCTTCACTTTTCCTGGCCCCGGGCACCCCAGGCTCACATGCCCCTGAGGACTTCTTAGGCCAAACAAACTgagttgggggagaggagggccTCAGATCTTTGCACCCAAGGCATATGGTGAGACGGACTTGGGGACTCTCCcttatgggggtgggaggagagctAGACCCCAGGCCACTGCTGGAGCAGGCAGCAGGGCCAGTGAGGAACTTACCTGAGGCTCAAGCACTGGGAGGAAGTTGGCTGTTTTAACTGATTATTCTTCCTTAACCTGGTGCTAAGTTCAATTCAGTTATTTCGACCTACAAGCTCAAATGCTGTAAGTAACCTCAAAATGATGTCACCCTGGAGCAGAGCCCCAGTTGCCCAGTTCTAGTTTCAGCTGTGTTCTCTGCTTACTTACCTCCCATCCTCTTTCTCCCACCAGCCTTCTGTCCAATCCCTGGTCTCTCTTGCCCTGAGAAGTACCTCTAAACTCTTTtagcggggcagttggggttcaTACAGCACACCCTAggccttttcctccctccttagtCAATTCTGAGCCAATTCTGTGTTGGCTGGGCCATCTCTAAAGCACAGATGGGCTGCTTTCTCAACCAATGGACCAGTGAGAAGCATCCCCCCATTGATTCCCCCTAATTCCCAAGAGGTTACCCCAGTTTAAATCCTGGGGGGCTTTAGTGGCTTCAACCTTTTTACTTAACCTGTCTGTCCACGTGATACACTATTTCAGCTGAGTCTACGTTGGTCCTTAGTGAGTGTGGCTGCCTGCTATGCCTACTTCGGTGGTGAGGGTGGTCTGCCTATTGCTCTCCAAGGTCCTAGAGAAGCGAGGGAGGAGGCTCTGACCTGCCTCTTGCCTTCTCTTGTCTACGTTTCAGGTCCCTTCTTTTCAGCTGTGCCTAATGCTccagctctctctttctctgacctCTTCATTGGTCTCTCATCTGGTGAGGCCATGGGGTTGCATagagctccctccctccctctgggtTTTGGTGCAAGCcagattctttcctctctttctgcctctccttGCTTTGCTGCTGCTCTTCCTCTCTGCAGAGCCCCTCACCTTCTGGTTTCTCGTTCTGCCCTTCTGCCACCATAGCAGCAGCAGGCTTTGAAGGCTGTTTCCAAAGAAGAGCCCTCCGGGGCGTGGCTGATCCTACTCTGTCAGAAAGGGAAAGTCTGCCGTCAGGGTTATTTATAAATTCTACTTTCTCATATTTTCCCATCCTCTGTCCCCTACAGATCACGCAAGACCCAGGTCCTGGATTCCTATGTCTACAATGATAAGACAGATGTCTTTGCCCGAGAGCCGTTTGTGGCCCAGTTCAGTCTGCCCAGCAAGGGTATGAGTGGAGCACCTGGTAGTGCTGTAGGGACATCTGGAAGAAGGGTTGGGGGAGGCTGGAGGCTGCCCAGACACCAGGGACTGGAACATGTTGTGAAAGTTGGTGCAGATTGTTCAGTGTGACCCAAGGGGGTGGAGAAGTGATGGGGGTAGGGGGTgcaggagaaggaagggggagggccAGAGACAATGGAGTCCAGGATGGATGAGGAAAGCTAAAGATgggaggggcagaggggagggttaGGGGATGGATGGTCCTCACTCtgtccttctcccctccctagtGCTCCCCAAGCTGGCCCTGGTGCCATTGCACACAACCCCCAAGGATGTGGGGCCTGAACTGGATGCTCTGTATTTTGTCTTCCTCAATGTCTCCCAGCACTGGCAGAGTGAGGTCCGGGAGGGGGTGAGTGGGTAAGCTTGGAATAAGTATTAGGATGGGCCCCTGGGCCTGACCCCAGCTCTTGGCCTGTCCTCAGGATGTCATACTGCTTGGGGATTTCAATGCAGACTGCTCATCACTGTCCAAGAAGCGTCAAGGGGAGCTGTTGCTGAGAACCAAGCCAGGCTTCCACTGGGCGATCCCTGATGGGGAGGACACGACTGTGAGGGACAGCACTCATTGTACCTATGACCGGTGAGTTGTTGTGCTTGGACCCTGAGGCTGGGCTTCCTGCATTCCTCCTGGGGCAGATGCTTTGGAGTTAGCACTGGGGCAATTGTAACCGCTGATCGCTAACTCTTCCTCTCCTCACCCCCCACCTCCTGTTGCCCTCCCAGAATTGTGGTTCACGGAGAGCACTGCCAAGGTCTAGTGAAATGGGCTGCTGCCTTCAGATTTCCCCAAAGCTTCCAGTTGACTGAGGCTGAGGTAGGAGTGAGGGCCAAGCTTGGGAAAATGGGGTTCTAGAAAACCAAGAGGAGGGTCCTGGGGGACAGGGACCGGGGGAGAGTGACAGCAGGCAAGACTGGTCAGGAAGGAGGACATAAAGAGCCTGCTGCTAGTGGGCCGAGATGGGATGGAAATACTTGCTGAGGACCAAGTTTCGAGGGAGAATGGGGCCTGACCTCCAGACCTCCTTCCTATCCGCAGGCTCTGAACATCAGTGACCACTACCCTGTGGAGGTCGAGCTGAGTGGGTCACCAGCTTGGCCCTTGGCCTACATCCCTCTGAACCTTGCTATGCTGCTGCTGCTCAGCGGACTGGATTTAATACTGTGAGAACTTTGACTTCCTCACCTTGGGGACTGCACCTGTCTGGCCTCTCCAGCACCTTCTCCATAGACCCAACAGCTGGAATCCAACGTGCCTTTTTCTGGACTCCATCAGAGCCAGGACCCAGCCCACTCCTGCCCTTCTTCTCACCTCCTTGGTGGGCACCTTACCTTCTGCTCCCTTCCCTTACCCCTTCTCccaatatatttattcatttctgcTCCTGTGActtggagggcagggagggaggtggCCCTGAGACCAGgtcccttccctctcctggcCTTTGGGCCATCCACGAGACTGGACTGACTGCATGCAGGGGCAGGCCCATGCCTCCCCGAGCTTTGCCCCAAGAACTCTGCAGGCTGCCAGACCTGCTGGGTCAGGTGTTGACTCGGGAAACCACAGGACCCAACCACAACCCCAGCTCCCAGACCCCCTCTTCAGCTCTGTTCCTTTCGGAGGAGAGGTCCTGGTCTGAGAGTTGCCCACCCCTCCTGGCCTCTGCTTCCCCACTGGGGATTTGGTGGGGCCCCACGATATCCTCTGGGCAACTGAAAGCATTGGGGGGCTCTCAGGGATGCTTCCTGGCTGAAGTCCTCTGGACTGAATAAACAAGGTCATCAGGGCCTCATGAAACTCAATTCCTTTGTCCCTGTTCCCTCAGCTTGCTTAGTTCACTAGGAGTCAGAGGTTGGTGCCTAGCTCTTGCCTTGCCACTCATACCTTTGCCAAACTCCTGCCACCAGGCTCCTCTGATATTACTACTACACAACTGGAAAGAGCTGGAGGAAGTCAGTAGTAAACCATGGGGCCCTATAAAGGGAGGGTTGTTGAAGCCTGCCTCTGCCCTCATTACCCAGTCAtttcattcttccctctctctgtgttGCCTTCTGGAGGAATGAGAGTCTTttccctcctcaagcctcccattATAGcactttctccccacccccttgtaGCAGAGAACTTCGTGTACTTCACTGAGGCCATTTGCCATgaactctcttcttccctttgctACATCTCAAACCCTCTTGACATCATCCTTCATCTTCTCTTTCACCTGTCTCATATGAAAAGGAGGCCCTTTGGTTGACTGAGGCAAAGCCCTCTGTTTATACCCTTGACCCCATCTTCTCCTGGATTCTCTAGTAGATTTCCCTCACCCACAATAGTCATCCCCCTCCTTCTAGTCTCTCCCTATCTATGGGTGCTTTCCTTTGGTGTctacactggttttgtttgtacaaaacctttttaatttaatgtaatcaaaattatccattttgcatttcataatattctctgtctcttgtttggtcacaaattttccccctctccatagatctgagaggtaaattattcctttctctccaaatttgcctatggtatcatcctttatgtctaaatcgaCCTTCGTTGTCTCCAAACAAGCCCAGGTGGAGCCTCTTCTTATTCCTTGACCCTGCCATTCCCATAAGCTAGCATCCTATATCTCTAGGGCCCTTTCCCAGCCAAACCCTTAGAAAAAGCCAACCACACTCATCGCATCCacttctgctcctttcactcatTTGTTTTGGAAGTTTCCAAACTATTTTATAGTCTCCCATTGGAGCCTCCCAACAAGCCTCTGAGGTCAGCGTTCTCTCTAGCCCTGGCTGTCATTTGTCACCATTAAACCTACCAAGAAATAATGATGCAGAGAAGTTAAGTCTCCCAGGCAGGAAGTGGCATAAGTTGTTGGCATAAGTGCTGAAGATCAAAGAGGTctgccaaagattttttttttgtagcatctctcaaatatgtcccattctctcctctgacacagcccCCACCCTGATACAGGCCTTCATCCCCTCAACCTGGACTATTgctgttgggggcgggggggggggagggggggcgggactatctctgcctgcctcaagtctcttctctctcAAGTTCATCCTCCCCCCATATCcatcaaagtgatctttctaacattcattcaacaaattccaGTGCCTCTTCATCacaaagatcaaatataaaaccatcTATTGTCAAGCAAACCCTTCATAGCCTAGCCCTCTCtcaccttcccagtcttcttaccccttactccccaacatgtactctttgatccagtgacactgacctcctggctgttcctcaaataattctcttcatctctcagctctggggattctcccccatgcctggaactctctcccttctcaaattggcctcctggcttccttggagTCTCAGCTAAACTCTCACTTTCTGCATTGAGCCTTCCCCAGTCctgcttaatcttttttttttttttttgtgaggcaattgggattaagtgacttgcttagggtcacacagctagtaagtgtcaagcgtctaacccgaatttgaactcaggtactcctgactccaaggtcggtgctctatccactgcgccacctagctgaccccctgcttaatcttagtgccttctttctgtccGTATAGTTATTTCGTGTTGTCTCTCCCCATCAGACTGggagctctctgagggaagggctGGCTCTTTGGCAGAGCTCTTTGATCTTCAGCTCTTAGCAATGTGTGGCACgtgttgctgttgttcttcagtcgtttcagatgtgtctgactcttcctgacctcatttggggttttcctggcagagatactgcagtgctttgggacagctaggtggcattgcagtggatagagcaccagccctggagtcaagaagacctgagctcaaatctcacctcagatacttactagctgtacgaccctggtcaagtcacttaaccccaattgccttaaatatccagggccatctccagttgtcctgatgtctatctagccactggacccagatggctctggaggagagagtgaggttggtgaccttgcacagccctccttcactttaatccaattcactgcaagtcatgacatcaccctgatgtcatggtcctcttcaagaacgaaggacaaacaagaacaactgcagtggtttgccatttccttctcgttttatagatgaggaaacagaggcaaacagggtgaagtgacttagccagggtcacacagcaagtaagtgtctgagggtggatttgaactcagggagatgtcttcctgattccaggtcttgtgctctgtgcactatggtgccacctagctttcctatctggcacatagtagatgttttttttccctcacattttaattttctttattattcaaaaaacatcctttttatttactttttgacTCTGTGCCTGTGCCTTCAACACCTTCACAACAATTTTCTGCTCCTCAATCAGGAAAGCACGCTTGATCCTGTCATGGACACATTTAGCACACATGGAGCCACCATAAGCCCTGCTGACATGCTTTTTGGTCTTTGATAGCCTCATAAGAATTTTAGGTCTCACTGCATGAACACCTCGAAGTCTTCCTGGGCACACACCACAGGCTGATTTTTGTGCTTTTCCAACTTTCTTAGTATAAAGGTAAACAATTCTGTTATCTGGGGTTCGTGACAGCCGAGTTTTTCTGGAAGCTGTGTTGTAGGACAACCTTTGGCGATATGTCAAACGCTGAACCATTTTAAATTTCTGTCGAGTCCGTCAcccatagatgcttaataaatgcttattgacaggcattgtgctaagtgctggggatacaaagtaaggcaaaaaaaGTAGCCTACCCTTGAAGAACTCCCATTCTAGCAGGAGTGGAAAGGAGTAAGGGCCACATGTCGGGACCCTTACTGGGGGTCGGGCACTATAccaaggggaaaggaggggaagttTGATAGAGAAAGCTGTTTCTTgctgtcaaggagaaaattattaaaacaatcaatataacagaattaaggtctttaaccggggcagaggagctataaatGGGAGTATCACATAACAGATGCTAGGAACACCCAAAGATGGGGATTGGGGACAGGgttcatatggggtcacaaaacaCAAAGACCCCCAGATTGCCCTTGGGAAGAGAAAGTTTCTCACGGTTTCCTACTGGTTCATTTGCTCATCAAGCTGAAGATCAGGAAGAAACCTAAGGGCATCTCCGGAAGAAGGGAGTTTTCCGGGAGATTTACAAAACAATTGGGAGCTAGAATTGACAAAGTCCAATCAGCCCCAAGCAATCCATTGGCCTGGGAAAACAACTAGATGGAGTCAGTGAGTACTCAGTCAATCCTGTTTATCACTTCTCTCTCGCCAGCTTCTAGGGTTTGCTATAGCTGCCAGACCCTGGGCTCCGGTGATCTCAACTtgatgatgtgggatggaattaaggtgatCAGATTGATCTTGAGTCGTCccaaaggaattacaagactcagtgactcagtttcccaagttttattgaaagactgttgaccacagggagagtaccagaaaaatggaaaggtatctctcgaatagggaaagagaagacagttacATTTATAGTGTGGATAAATTGATTgccagtctcattataataatatccaccttagggaggtacatggGGGTttatatcctaatttggagttcctggggtcctaagccaacccccgaggcaggtacttttttctgtggaggtgtgttttgggggtttacacgtcataaggtgaatctggggacaaagttggccttttctgtgcatgttcataaAAACATACTTAAACTTGCCATGGTCAGAGTGTCTTTGTgtttttgatctctttctttcttttaggcctgatttctgggtattaacatttacCAGTTAGTGTCTCTGTGACCTgtctctttgtttttattgtagttagggtctctgtgacctgtctctttgtgtttttgttgtgggTGGTTATAAAAGGGGACCAGACCTCCACGTAACAATTAACAAGAACCTAGGATTGATGAGGgtccaagtcttaagttatccattaatccctttcagaactaggGTCTGCAAGTTATCCATTAGCCCCTCTTGGAGGTCAGATCTGAATTAGAGCTCtggtcttaggtttgtctgttaaccccttctttACCTTCTCCATCAAACTGTCTGGGTCTCTTGGCACAGTAGATTTGGGGAACCCTAGTCATGTCCTCCAGTAGCAATCCCCAGCAAACAGTCTGCATGTGGCTGTTCCTAGCCCA contains:
- the DNASE1L1 gene encoding deoxyribonuclease-1-like 1 isoform X1 is translated as MPSPAPMLLFILLLAGMTTAFRICAFNAQRLTVAKVAKVHIMDTMVRILARCDITVLQEVVDTSGDAIPLLLRDLNRFDDSGPYNSLSSPLLGRSTYMEKYVYVYRSRKTQVLDSYVYNDKTDVFAREPFVAQFSLPSKVLPKLALVPLHTTPKDVGPELDALYFVFLNVSQHWQSEDVILLGDFNADCSSLSKKRQGELLLRTKPGFHWAIPDGEDTTVRDSTHCTYDRIVVHGEHCQGLVKWAAAFRFPQSFQLTEAEALNISDHYPVEVELSGSPAWPLAYIPLNLAMLLLLSGLDLIL
- the DNASE1L1 gene encoding deoxyribonuclease-1-like 1 isoform X2, whose translation is MPSPAPMLLFILLLAGMTTAFRICAFNAQRLTVAKVAKVHIMDTMVRILARCDITVLQEVVDTSGDAIPLLLRDLNRFDDSGPYNSLSSPLLGRSTYMEKYVYVYRSRKTQVLDSYVYNDKTDVFAREPFVAQFSLPSKDCSSLSKKRQGELLLRTKPGFHWAIPDGEDTTVRDSTHCTYDRIVVHGEHCQGLVKWAAAFRFPQSFQLTEAEALNISDHYPVEVELSGSPAWPLAYIPLNLAMLLLLSGLDLIL
- the LOC122734015 gene encoding 60S ribosomal protein L34-like gives rise to the protein MVQRLTYRQRLSYNTASRKTRLSRTPDNRIVYLYTKKVGKAQKSACGVCPGRLRGVHAVRPKILMRLSKTKKHVSRAYGGSMCAKCVHDRIKRAFLIEEQKIVVKVLKAQAQSQKVNKKDVKEKMKDDVKRV